One stretch of Miscanthus floridulus cultivar M001 chromosome 18, ASM1932011v1, whole genome shotgun sequence DNA includes these proteins:
- the LOC136521061 gene encoding large ribosomal subunit protein mL101 (rPPR4)-like yields MATRVKDVARRSTKKYVEEALYRRLFRKGSTPQAVREEVDGFLDSRKRAFKWEVGFCVRRMRRNALYRPALKLSEVMARRGMNPTVSDQAIRLDLVAKSRGIAAAEKYFLDLPETSKTHLTYGALLNSYCKGLMTEKAESLMEKMKELNFAFTAMSFNSLMTMYTKVNQPEKVPSIIQDMKADDVLPDVFTYNVWMRALAALKDVPGVERVIEEMKRDGRVAPDWTTYSNLASIYVDAGLFEKAEAALKELEKRNTSNDVEAYQFLITFYGRTQNLVEVHRVWRSLKRSNPRMANMSYLNMIQVLANLKDLPAAEACFKEWETQHIHPPKTNAKDPTEDKTSTADPESSSNLPNNQSGKATRDLQPKHPKYDIRVANAMIKAYITEGMLDKAVAVKKRAKMRGGRLNAKTWEIFMEHYLKTGDLKMTHWCADRAIKKGHSSGRIWVPPPAVTETLMSYFEVNKDVDGAEQYVEALKKVQKDLGALVFELLVRTYAAAGKKFPGMRQRLKIENVEVGEETAQLLDSICGDQ; encoded by the exons ATGGCGACGCGTGTGAAGGATGTGGCTCGGCGGTCGACCAAGAAGTACGTGGAGGAGGCGCTGTACCGGCGTCTGTTCCGGAAGGGGTCGACGCCGCAGGCAGTGCGGGAGGAGGTGGACGGCTTCCTCGACAGCCGGAAGCGGGCGTTCAAGTGGGAGGTGGGCTTTTGCGTCCGCCGGATGCGGCGGAACGCGCTCTACCGCCCGGCGCTCAAG CTTTCTGAAGTTATGGCGAGAAGAGGCATGAATCCTACTGTTAGTGATCAAGCAATCCGCCTGGATCTCGTTGCCAAATCGAGAGGCATCGCTGCTGCCGAGAAGTACTTTTTGGACCTCCCAGAAACTTCCAAGACTCATCTTACATATGGCGCTCTTCTCAATTCTTACTGCAAAGGGTTGATGACTGAGAAGGCCGAGTCTCTTATGGAGAAAATGAAGGAGCTCAACTTTGCTTTCACTGCCATGTCCTTCAACAGCCTAATGACAATGTACACCAAAGTCAACCAACCTGAGAAGGTCCCCAGTATCATTCAGGACATGAAGGCAGATGACGTATTGCCAGATGTCTTTACTTACAATGTTTGGATGAGGGCGCTTGCAGCTCTCAAAGACGTACCAGGGGTCGAGAGGGTGATTGAAGAGATGAAACGGGATGGCCGTGTTGCTCCTGATTGGACAACATACAGCAACCTGGCTTCCATATACGTTGATGCTGGGCTGTTTGAGAAGGCAGAGGCTGCTCTTAAGGAGCTTGAGAAGCGGAACACCAGCAATGACGTGGAAGCCTACCAGTTCCTTATTACATTTTATGGGCGTACACAGAATTTAGTGGAAGTTCACCGTGTCTGGCGATCACTGAAGCGGAGTAACCCTAGAATGGCAAACATGAGCTACCTTAACATGATTCAGGTGTTGGCCAACTTGAAGGACCTTCCTGCCGCCGAAGCCTGTTTCAAGGAGTGGGAAACCCAGCACATCCATCCACCTAAGACCAATGCAAAGGACCCTACGGAAGATAAGACATCCACTGCAGATCCAGAATCTTCAAGTAACCTGCCTAATAATCAGTCTGGCAAGGCAACGCGGGACCTCCAACCGAAGCATCCAAAATATGACATCCGGGTAGCAAATGCTATGATCAAAGCATACATTACCGAGGGCATGCTTGACAAAGCTGTCGCCGTGAAGAAGCGTGCCAAGATGCGCGGCGGAAGACTGAACGCCAAGACATGGGAGATCTTCATGGAGCATTACCTCAAGACGGGGGATCTCAAGATGACCCATTGGTGCGCGGACCGCGCGATCAAGAAGGGGCACAGCAGCGGCAGGATCTGGGTGCCGCCGCCCGCCGTGACAGAGACCCTGATGAGCTACTTCGAGGTGAACAAGGATGTCGACGGGGCCGAGCAGTACGTGGAGGCTCTGAAGAAGGTGCAGAAGGATCTGGGCGCGCTGGTGTTCGAGCTGCTGGTGCGGACGTACGCAGCTGCCGGGAAGAAGTTCCCCGGGATGCGGCAGCGGCTGAAGATCGAGAACGTGGAGGTCGGGGAGGAAACGGCCCAGCTGCTTGATTCTATCT
- the LOC136521062 gene encoding uncharacterized protein, with product MSRKEAEPAGQDGSSSSAANGAGGSGSGRELADALARRRLYREVTLALRSGLRDAKADFSFLRARGLRSLLGFLRSTASAADDARLLLFRHSQSIPDLQVIPVLFQNSLHQPKQDPVVTLDHIFGTEPMKITSPPTDSEIALALRVLEGCCLLYSRCTALAHKYKAVKVLLNILASRGPTEQGVCLDTLISLMLDSPSNQMDFEEYSGLEKVAELLKDVQVERHIRLKCGEFLLLLIGHVYVKENSPIHEQMKNLFGEQCASLIWAASRFGSTLDAEQRQTTLQIQAMRVVESLEPY from the exons ATGAGTCGGAAGGAGGCGGAGCCGGCAGGACAGGATGGGTCTTCTTCGTCGGCCGCTAATGGGGCAGGAGGAAGTGGCAGTGGCCGGGAGCTGGCGGATGCGCTGGCGCGGCGACGTTTGTACCGGGAGGTGACGCTGGCGCTGCGCTCGGGGTTGCGCGACGCCAAGGCGGACTTCTCCTTCCTCCGCGCGCGTGGGCTCCGCAGCCTGCTCGGATTCCttcgctccaccgcctccgcGGCCGACGACGCGCGGCTGCTCCTGTTCCGCCACTCCCAATCCATCCCCGATCTCCAAG TTATTCCTGTTCTCTTTCAGAATTCGTTGCATCAACCAAAGCAAGATCCTGTTGTGACATTGGATCATATATTTGGAACGGAACCAATGAAGATTACAAGCCCCCCTACGGATTCCGAAATTGCTCTTGCACTTAGAGTCTTGGAAGGTTGTTGCCTTTTATATAGCCGATGCACAGCTCTGGCCCACAAATACAAGGCTGTGAAG GTACTCTTGAATATATTAGCCAGCCGAGGTCCAACTGAGCAAGGAGTTTGCTTGGACACACTGATATCGCTTATGTTGGACTCACCCTCCAATCAGATG GATTTCGAGGAATACAGTGGACTTGAAAAGGTTGCTGAACTTTTGAAGGATGTGCAAGTGGAAAGGCATATAAG ACTGAAATGCGGGGAGTTCCTATTGTTGCTCATTGGACATGTTTATGTGAAGGAAAACTCTCCCATACATGAACAAATGAAAAATCTGTTTGGTGAGCAGTGCGCATCACTTATATGGGCAGCAAGCCGGTTTGGCTCCACCTTGGATGCAGAGCAAAGGCAGACGACCTTGCAAATACAAGCAATGAGAGTTGTGGAATCCTTGGAACCCTACTAG
- the LOC136521403 gene encoding BTB/POZ domain-containing protein At3g05675-like, with translation MEPVKLVEEYNFDDHTTSDVRVCFKLIDEQPEWFSCHSSVLSQNSKYFTDRLGQNDIRSNSCIEIECPRTEYDHYVKMLKLMYLPGESVVDSFDSVKSALGVLRASNSLGCELVTKGCIAYIEAASWDENEEEEILEVARSLGSDAVSLLARLHAPSADAVKNVFISAIRFATCMETPFPPFLDDLKTSAQEQIDFMIHEDDETALVTMDEDVRSVVQEGTTKLLSELRTGLDLLATEFDQSPDLAEKGILSSLADIDWVANLLAKIEMMHAFVSGWSEISDHILSVVQDKKYSSGLWAVKAKLIEVTGKALDAVGYGTVVLPPSSRVHLLKRWLPYIQMTKRLLDENSKDETSLQMDSDMCQNIESAIVSMVLALPSDDQADILSEWMKNAEQFRYPDLTEAFEVWCYRTKTAKRRLVGGLNGSSSPTVSL, from the coding sequence ATGGAGCCAGTCAAACTAGTTGAGGAGTATAACTTTGATGACCATACTACAAGTGATGTCCGTGTTTGCTTTAAACTGATTGATGAGCAGCCAGAATGGTTTTCCTGCCACTCATCTGTTCTTTCTCAAAACAGCAAGTATTTTACAGACCGGCTTGGTCAAAATGATATCCGTTCTAATAGTTGCATTGAAATTGAGTGCCCAAGAACTGAGTATGACCATTATGTCAAGATGTTGAAGTTAATGTATCTTCCTGGAGAATCAGTTGTAGATTCGTTTGATTCTGTTAAATCAGCTCTTGGTGTTCTTCGAGCATCAAATTCGCTTGGATGCGAGTTGGTTACCAAAGGATGTATTGCATACATTGAAGCTGCCTCATGGGATGAAAATGAGGAGGAGGAGATTTTAGAAGTAGCTCGGAGCCTTGGCTCAGATGCAGTGTCTTTATTAGCTCGGCTGCATGCTCCCAGTGCAGACGCTGTTAAGAATGTTTTCATCTCTGCCATACGATTTGCTACGTGCATGGAAACACCATTCCCTCCTTTCTTGGATGACCTCAAGACTTCTGCTCAGGAGCAAATTGACTTTATGATCCATGAAGATGATGAAACTGCTTTGGTTACGATGGATGAAGATGTCAGATCTGTGGTGCAGGAAGGTACAACAAAACTGTTATCCGAACTTAGGACTGGACTTGATCTGTTGGCAACTGAGTTTGATCAATCACCTGATCTAGCAGAGAAAGGGATTCTGAGTAGCTTAGCTGACATTGACTGGGTAGCTAATCTGTTGGCCAAGATTGAGATGATGCATGCCTTTGTTTCTGGTTGGTCAGAAATCTCGGACCATATTCTTTCAGTGGTTCAGGACAAGAAGTATAGCTCAGGCTTGTGGGCTGTCAAGGCAAAGCTTATCGAAGTGACTGGAAAGGCCCTGGATGCTGTTGGCTATGGCACAGTGGTTCTCCCACCATCATCTAGAGTTCATCTCCTGAAGAGATGGCTTCCTTATATTCAAATGACAAAACGTTTGCTAGATGAAAATAGCAAAGATGAAACATCTCTGCAGATGGATTCAGACATGTGTCAGAATATTGAGAGTGCAATAGTCTCGATGGTGTTAGCATTGCCATCGGATGATCAGGCTGATATCCTGTCAGAGTGGATGAAGAACGCAGAGCAGTTCAGGTATCCTGATCTCACCGAGGCATTTGAGGTGTGGTGTTATCGCACTAAAACAGCAAAGAGAAGGCTTGTGGGTGGACTAAATGGATCTAGCAGCCCCACAGTTAGCTTGTAA